In Nocardia sputorum, a single genomic region encodes these proteins:
- a CDS encoding DUF350 domain-containing protein — protein MTAVALESGYWSSLGEGVGAIILYALVGLVLMLVGFYAIDLTTPGKLRKLVVTGKPNAIIVTAAGMISMAFIVVLAIFAVGGGGKLSEGLIAALVFGLVGIVAQVISVRVIERALGIDIGAALHADTYTTEVLVVAAAHFALGLVVAFAIL, from the coding sequence ATGACCGCAGTCGCCCTGGAATCGGGGTACTGGAGTTCGCTGGGCGAGGGTGTGGGAGCGATCATCCTCTACGCCCTCGTCGGCTTGGTACTCATGCTCGTCGGCTTCTACGCCATCGACCTGACCACGCCGGGCAAGTTGCGCAAGCTGGTGGTGACGGGCAAGCCGAACGCCATCATCGTCACCGCGGCGGGCATGATCAGCATGGCGTTCATCGTCGTGCTCGCCATCTTCGCCGTCGGCGGCGGTGGCAAGCTGTCCGAGGGTCTGATCGCCGCGCTGGTGTTCGGCCTGGTCGGCATTGTCGCCCAGGTCATCTCGGTGCGCGTCATCGAGCGTGCGCTCGGCATCGATATCGGCGCCGCGCTGCACGCCGACACCTACACCACCGAGGTGCTCGTGGTGGCGGCCGCGCATTTCGCGCTCGGGCTGGTCGTCGCCTTCGCGATTCTGTAA
- a CDS encoding glutathionylspermidine synthase family protein: protein MRRVRDTPRAGWQQTIESQGLVYGSPGRDASGQPRPYWDESVHYEFEMSEILALEADVELLHSMCLNAVEHIVLTERYADFGLPEWSWGPIAESWRRSDPYVYGRFDLRYDARRPAKLLEYNADTPTSLLEAAIVQWHWLTDRYPGGDQWNSLHEKLVERWGELRDVLPTAQLHFSWSGADATGEDNVTTAYMQETAAEAGFDTVALPIEEIGFDSELERFVDLAEAPIEAIFKLYPWEWVLDDEFGKRVVDSLPETMWIEPLWKTLLSNKAILAVLWEMYPGHPNLLPAYLDSPHELTEYIRKPKLGREGANMTIVGAGLETATGGVYGEEGYVYQLLDPLPEFDDMRPVLGAWIVGDAAAGLGIRETAGLITDDGSAFVPHRITD from the coding sequence ATGCGACGCGTGCGGGATACGCCCCGGGCGGGCTGGCAGCAGACCATCGAAAGCCAGGGCCTGGTCTACGGGTCCCCGGGCCGGGACGCGAGCGGCCAGCCGCGCCCGTACTGGGACGAGTCGGTGCACTACGAGTTCGAGATGTCGGAGATCCTCGCGTTGGAGGCCGACGTCGAACTCCTGCATTCGATGTGCCTGAACGCGGTGGAGCACATCGTGCTCACCGAACGGTACGCCGATTTCGGCCTGCCCGAGTGGAGCTGGGGCCCGATCGCGGAATCCTGGCGGCGCTCCGACCCGTACGTGTACGGGCGCTTCGACCTGCGCTACGACGCGCGGCGTCCGGCGAAACTGCTGGAGTACAACGCGGACACGCCCACCTCGCTGCTGGAGGCGGCGATCGTGCAGTGGCACTGGCTGACCGACCGCTACCCGGGCGGCGACCAGTGGAACTCGTTGCACGAGAAGCTGGTCGAGCGGTGGGGTGAGCTGCGCGACGTGCTGCCCACCGCGCAACTGCACTTCAGCTGGTCGGGCGCGGACGCCACCGGCGAGGACAACGTCACCACCGCCTACATGCAGGAGACCGCGGCCGAGGCCGGGTTCGACACCGTGGCGCTGCCGATCGAGGAAATCGGATTCGATTCGGAGCTGGAACGTTTCGTGGATCTGGCGGAGGCCCCGATCGAGGCGATTTTCAAGCTCTACCCATGGGAGTGGGTGCTCGACGACGAGTTCGGCAAGCGCGTCGTGGACAGCCTGCCGGAGACCATGTGGATCGAACCGCTGTGGAAGACGCTGCTGAGCAACAAGGCGATCCTGGCGGTGCTGTGGGAAATGTACCCCGGCCACCCGAATCTGCTGCCCGCCTACCTCGACTCGCCGCACGAGCTCACCGAGTACATCCGCAAACCGAAGCTGGGACGCGAAGGCGCCAACATGACGATCGTCGGCGCCGGTCTGGAAACCGCGACCGGCGGTGTCTACGGCGAGGAAGGCTACGTGTACCAGCTGCTCGACCCGCTACCGGAATTCGACGACATGCGCCCGGTGCTCGGCGCGTGGATCGTCGGCGACGCCGCGGCGGGCCTCGGCATCCGCGAGACCGCGGGACTGATCACCGACGACGGCTCGGCCTTCGTCCCGCACCGCATCACCGATTGA
- a CDS encoding acylphosphatase, whose translation MDEAVRLSAWVHGLVQGVGFRWWTRSRALELGLVGHATNARDGRVHVVAEGPRAACERLLAHLRSGDTPGQVRLVVESWEPARGDLTGFEER comes from the coding sequence ATGGACGAGGCCGTTCGGTTGAGCGCCTGGGTGCACGGCCTGGTCCAGGGTGTGGGTTTCCGCTGGTGGACCCGGTCGCGGGCGCTGGAACTCGGCCTGGTCGGGCACGCCACCAATGCCAGGGACGGCCGCGTGCACGTGGTCGCCGAGGGGCCGCGAGCCGCGTGCGAGCGGTTGCTCGCCCACTTGCGATCCGGCGATACACCTGGTCAGGTGAGGTTGGTTGTGGAAAGCTGGGAGCCCGCGCGGGGTGATTTGACCGGTTTCGAGGAGCGGTAG
- a CDS encoding OsmC family protein: MAEQTATPATAAPSAPEPTTLWVERTGTRAYTGRSSRGAEVLIGSQGVPGVFTPGELLKIALAACSGLSADFPLSRKLGDNFDATIRVSGDADRENEVYPHLEEVFELDLSELDDEARERLLVTVQRAIDKVCTVGRTLKAGSKVTLSFDVEA, translated from the coding sequence ATGGCTGAACAGACCGCTACACCCGCCACCGCGGCGCCGAGCGCGCCGGAACCGACCACCCTGTGGGTCGAGCGCACCGGTACCAGGGCCTACACCGGGCGCAGCTCCCGTGGCGCCGAAGTCCTGATCGGTTCGCAGGGCGTTCCCGGTGTGTTCACCCCCGGCGAGCTGCTGAAGATCGCGCTGGCCGCCTGCTCCGGCCTGAGCGCGGACTTCCCGCTGTCGCGCAAACTCGGCGACAACTTCGACGCGACCATCCGCGTCTCCGGCGACGCCGACCGGGAGAACGAGGTGTACCCGCACCTGGAGGAAGTGTTCGAGCTCGACCTCAGCGAACTCGACGACGAGGCCCGCGAACGGTTGCTGGTCACCGTGCAGCGCGCGATCGACAAGGTCTGCACGGTCGGACGAACGCTGAAGGCGGGATCGAAGGTAACGCTGTCGTTCGACGTCGAGGCCTGA
- a CDS encoding response regulator: MVPKTSEAVATKVLVVDDEPQIVRALRINLSVRGYEVITAATGGAALRAAADRHPDVVILDLGLPDMDGIEVLAGLRGWTSAPVIVLSARTDSADKVEALDAGADDYVTKPFGMDELLARLRAAVRRGATDPDASAPVVTTDSFTVDLAAKKVTKRGETVHLTPTEWGMLEMLVRNRGKLVGRRELLREVWGPSYATETHYLRVYLAQLRRKLEDDPSRPKHLLTEAGMGYRFQE; the protein is encoded by the coding sequence GTGGTTCCGAAGACGTCCGAGGCGGTGGCGACGAAGGTGCTCGTGGTCGACGACGAACCGCAGATCGTGCGCGCGTTGCGGATCAATCTGTCCGTCCGCGGCTACGAGGTGATCACCGCCGCGACCGGCGGGGCGGCCCTGCGCGCGGCCGCCGACCGGCACCCGGACGTCGTGATTCTCGACCTCGGCCTGCCCGACATGGACGGCATCGAGGTGCTCGCCGGATTGCGCGGCTGGACCTCCGCGCCGGTGATCGTGCTGTCGGCGCGGACCGATTCCGCCGACAAGGTGGAAGCGCTGGACGCGGGCGCCGACGACTACGTCACCAAGCCCTTCGGCATGGACGAGCTGCTGGCCCGGCTGCGCGCCGCGGTCCGGCGCGGCGCCACCGATCCCGACGCCTCGGCGCCGGTCGTGACCACCGACTCGTTCACCGTCGACCTGGCCGCCAAGAAGGTCACCAAGCGCGGCGAGACCGTGCACCTGACCCCCACCGAGTGGGGCATGCTCGAGATGCTGGTGCGCAACCGAGGCAAGCTGGTCGGGCGGCGTGAGCTGCTGCGCGAGGTATGGGGCCCCTCCTACGCCACCGAGACCCACTACCTGCGGGTCTATCTGGCGCAATTGCGCCGCAAACTGGAGGACGATCCGTCGCGCCCCAAGCACCTGCTCACCGAGGCGGGCATGGGTTACCGGTTCCAGGAGTAG
- a CDS encoding sensor histidine kinase — protein MKRGQLRIYLGAAPGVGKTYAMLGEAHRRLERGRDVVAAVVETHGREKTAQLLEGIERVPPKMIDYRGGRFPELDVEAVLRRAPAVVLVDELAHTNTPGSKHEKRWQDVAELLDAGIDVISTVNVQHLESLNDVVEQITGIQQRETVPDAVVRGADQVELVDITPEALRRRLSHGNVYAAEKIDAALRNYFRAGNLTALRELALLWLADQVDAALARYRADHAITELWEARERVVVAVTGGPESETIVRRASRIATKSSADLVVVHVVRGDGLAGVSTERLARLRELAASLNASLHTVTGADVPTALLDFAREANATQLVLGTSRRSRWARVFDEGIGATVVQRSGKIDVHMVTHEEAHRGFRYAAVHPRRPVAAWLAAVLVPALVCAISAAYLDDVLDLGGISAVFVVGVVAVALLGGVVPASFSALLSGLLLNWFFAPPRYSLTIAEPNSFITVVVLLIVAVAVAALVDLAAKRTAQARKASRQAELLTMFSGAILHGADLPRLLEQIREVFAQRAVGLVAGDRVLAEVGTDPPRQPSDADTVVEAGDAHHWLLLSGRPLAAADRPVLNAVTNQAVALVRQARLAEEAGAAAALLEADRLRRALLSAVSHDLRTPLAGAKAAVSSLRSDDIEFSPEDTAELLETIEESVDQLTALVGNLLDSSRLAVGVVTPQVRRVYLDEAVHRALVSVGMGARGLRRAAVDRVRVEVGDVSVRADSGLLERVLANLVDNALRHAPRAGTVRITAERAGDRVAIAVVDTGPGVPHGTEEQLFEPFQRLGDRDNTTGVGLGLSVVRGFVEAMGGTVHAEPTPGGGLTMLVDLPGGEPPEADGAGGAVAHETTNAGE, from the coding sequence GTGAAACGCGGGCAGCTGCGTATCTACCTCGGCGCCGCGCCGGGAGTCGGCAAGACCTACGCCATGCTCGGCGAGGCGCACCGGCGGCTGGAGCGCGGTCGCGACGTGGTGGCCGCGGTGGTCGAAACGCACGGCAGGGAGAAGACCGCGCAACTGCTCGAGGGCATCGAACGCGTACCCCCGAAAATGATCGACTATCGCGGCGGCAGGTTCCCGGAACTCGACGTCGAGGCGGTGCTGCGGCGCGCGCCCGCGGTGGTGCTGGTCGACGAGCTGGCGCACACCAACACGCCCGGCAGCAAGCACGAGAAGCGCTGGCAGGACGTGGCGGAGCTGCTCGACGCGGGTATCGACGTGATCTCCACGGTCAACGTGCAGCATTTGGAGAGCCTCAACGACGTCGTCGAGCAGATCACCGGCATCCAGCAGCGCGAGACCGTGCCCGACGCGGTGGTGCGCGGGGCGGACCAGGTGGAATTGGTCGACATCACCCCGGAAGCGTTGCGGCGCAGGCTTTCCCACGGCAACGTGTACGCCGCCGAGAAGATCGACGCGGCGCTGCGGAACTATTTCCGCGCGGGAAACCTCACGGCCCTGCGCGAGCTGGCGCTGCTGTGGCTGGCCGACCAGGTCGACGCCGCGCTGGCCAGGTACCGGGCCGACCACGCGATCACCGAATTGTGGGAGGCGCGCGAACGCGTCGTGGTGGCGGTGACCGGCGGCCCCGAATCGGAGACGATCGTGCGGCGCGCGAGCCGGATCGCCACCAAATCCAGCGCCGATCTGGTGGTCGTGCACGTGGTGCGCGGCGACGGCCTGGCCGGGGTCTCCACCGAGCGGCTGGCGCGGTTGCGCGAGCTGGCGGCGAGCCTGAACGCTTCGCTGCACACCGTCACCGGGGCGGACGTGCCCACCGCGCTGCTCGACTTCGCCCGCGAGGCGAACGCCACCCAGCTCGTACTCGGCACCTCACGGCGCTCGCGCTGGGCGCGGGTCTTCGACGAGGGCATCGGCGCCACGGTGGTGCAGCGCTCCGGCAAGATCGACGTGCACATGGTGACGCACGAGGAGGCCCACCGCGGATTCCGGTACGCCGCTGTGCATCCACGCCGCCCCGTGGCGGCCTGGCTCGCCGCCGTTCTGGTACCGGCCCTGGTCTGCGCGATCAGCGCCGCCTACCTCGACGACGTGCTGGATCTCGGCGGGATCAGCGCCGTGTTCGTGGTCGGCGTAGTGGCGGTGGCGCTGCTCGGCGGCGTCGTGCCCGCGTCGTTCTCGGCGCTGCTGTCGGGCCTGTTGCTGAACTGGTTCTTCGCGCCGCCGCGCTACAGCCTCACCATCGCCGAGCCGAACAGCTTCATCACCGTGGTGGTGCTGCTCATCGTCGCCGTCGCGGTGGCGGCGCTGGTCGATCTGGCCGCGAAGCGAACCGCTCAGGCGCGCAAGGCGTCCCGGCAGGCCGAGCTGCTGACCATGTTCTCCGGCGCGATCCTGCACGGCGCGGATCTGCCCCGGCTGCTCGAACAGATCAGGGAGGTCTTCGCACAGCGCGCGGTCGGCTTGGTAGCGGGCGACCGAGTGCTCGCCGAGGTGGGCACAGACCCGCCGCGCCAGCCCTCCGACGCCGACACCGTGGTGGAAGCGGGCGACGCCCACCACTGGCTGCTGTTGTCCGGCCGCCCGCTGGCGGCGGCGGACCGCCCGGTGCTCAACGCGGTCACCAACCAGGCCGTCGCGCTGGTGCGGCAGGCGCGCCTGGCCGAGGAGGCCGGCGCCGCCGCGGCCCTGCTGGAGGCCGACCGGCTGCGGCGGGCGTTGCTCTCGGCGGTCAGCCACGACCTGCGCACCCCGCTGGCCGGGGCGAAAGCGGCGGTGTCCAGCCTGCGCAGCGACGACATCGAGTTCTCCCCGGAGGACACCGCCGAACTGCTGGAGACGATCGAGGAATCGGTGGATCAACTCACCGCGCTGGTCGGCAATCTGCTCGACTCCTCCCGGCTCGCGGTCGGCGTGGTCACCCCGCAGGTGCGGCGGGTCTACCTGGACGAGGCGGTGCACCGCGCACTGGTGAGCGTCGGGATGGGCGCGCGGGGGCTGCGGCGCGCGGCGGTGGACCGGGTCCGGGTGGAGGTGGGCGACGTCTCGGTGCGCGCCGACAGCGGCCTGCTGGAACGCGTGCTGGCGAACCTCGTCGACAACGCGTTGCGGCACGCGCCCCGCGCGGGCACGGTCCGGATCACCGCGGAACGCGCGGGCGACCGGGTGGCGATCGCCGTCGTCGACACCGGCCCCGGTGTCCCGCACGGCACCGAGGAACAGCTGTTCGAACCCTTCCAACGCCTGGGCGACCGCGACAACACCACCGGCGTCGGGCTCGGCCTGTCGGTGGTGCGTGGGTTCGTCGAAGCGATGGGCGGCACGGTGCATGCCGAGCCGACCCCGGGGGGAGGATTGACCATGCTGGTCGACTTGCCCGGCGGCGAGCCGCCGGAAGCCGACGGCGCGGGCGGGGCCGTGGCGCACGAGACGACGAACGCGGGTGAGTGA
- a CDS encoding potassium-transporting ATPase, which produces MEVGRVMSVVVFTALTVAAFALLGLIQRGVEKL; this is translated from the coding sequence ATGGAGGTTGGTCGAGTTATGTCGGTCGTGGTGTTCACCGCGCTCACCGTGGCGGCGTTCGCGCTGCTGGGGTTGATCCAGCGCGGGGTGGAGAAGTTGTGA
- the kdpF gene encoding K(+)-transporting ATPase subunit F: protein MTANLVGLVLAVGTAVYLVAALLFPERF, encoded by the coding sequence GTGACCGCGAATCTGGTCGGTCTGGTTCTCGCCGTCGGCACAGCGGTCTATCTGGTCGCGGCGCTGCTGTTTCCCGAGAGGTTCTGA
- the kdpA gene encoding potassium-transporting ATPase subunit KdpA, translating into MSTTTAGIVFVASLILALALVHVPLGDYMYRVYDGREHSRVERLVYRAIGAHPEVEQPWPVYARSVLAFSAVGILFLFFFQLVQGRLPLHLNDPGTEMTPALAWNTAVSFVTNTNWQNYSGESTQGHLVQMAGLAVQNFVSAAVGMAVAVALVRGFARRHTGDLGNFWVDLVRGTLRILLPIAFVFALVLVVGGVIQNFHLHDQAARTLSGTRQTITGGPVASQEVIKELGTNGGGFYNANSSHPFENPATWTNWVEIFLLLVISFSLPRTFGRMVGSRRQGYAIVAVMGTIALISVTLTNLFQLQHHGTVPTAIGASMEGVEQRFGVSNSATFAASTTLTSTGAVDSFHDSYTSLGGLMMMFNMQLGEVAPGGTGSGLYGMLILAVITVFVAGLMVGRTPEYLGKKITPREIKLAASYFLISPLIVLVGTAAAMAMPGRRASMLNSGPHGLSEVLYAFTSAANNNGSAFAGLTGNTEWYNTALGLAMLFGRFLPIIFVLALAGSLARQGTTPASIGTLPTHRPQFVGMVVGVTVILVALTFLPALALGPLAEGIH; encoded by the coding sequence GTGAGCACGACAACCGCGGGGATCGTCTTCGTGGCCTCTCTGATCCTTGCGCTCGCGCTGGTGCACGTGCCGCTGGGCGACTACATGTACCGGGTCTACGACGGACGCGAGCATTCGCGCGTCGAACGTCTCGTCTACCGCGCGATCGGAGCGCACCCCGAAGTCGAGCAGCCTTGGCCCGTGTACGCGCGCAGCGTGCTGGCCTTTTCGGCGGTCGGCATTCTCTTCCTGTTCTTCTTCCAGCTCGTACAGGGCCGGTTACCCCTGCACCTGAACGATCCGGGCACCGAGATGACGCCCGCGCTGGCCTGGAACACCGCGGTCAGTTTCGTCACCAACACCAACTGGCAGAACTACTCCGGTGAATCCACCCAGGGGCACCTGGTGCAGATGGCCGGGCTCGCGGTGCAGAACTTCGTCTCGGCGGCGGTGGGCATGGCGGTGGCCGTGGCGCTGGTACGCGGGTTCGCTCGCAGGCACACCGGCGATCTCGGCAACTTCTGGGTGGATCTGGTGCGCGGCACGCTGCGCATCCTGCTGCCGATCGCCTTCGTCTTCGCGCTCGTGCTGGTGGTGGGCGGTGTGATCCAGAATTTCCACTTGCACGACCAAGCGGCGCGGACGCTGAGCGGGACGCGGCAGACCATCACCGGCGGCCCGGTCGCCAGCCAAGAGGTGATCAAGGAACTCGGTACCAACGGCGGGGGCTTCTACAACGCCAACTCGTCGCACCCGTTCGAGAACCCGGCCACCTGGACCAACTGGGTGGAGATCTTCTTGCTGCTGGTGATCAGCTTCTCGCTGCCGCGCACCTTCGGCCGGATGGTGGGCAGCCGCAGGCAGGGCTACGCGATCGTCGCGGTGATGGGGACGATCGCACTGATCAGCGTCACGCTGACGAACCTGTTCCAGCTCCAGCACCACGGCACGGTGCCGACCGCGATCGGCGCATCGATGGAAGGCGTGGAACAGCGTTTCGGCGTGTCGAATTCGGCGACTTTCGCCGCCTCGACCACGCTGACCTCGACAGGCGCCGTCGACTCGTTCCACGACTCCTACACCAGCCTCGGCGGCCTGATGATGATGTTCAACATGCAGCTGGGCGAAGTCGCGCCCGGCGGCACCGGATCGGGGCTGTACGGCATGCTGATCCTGGCGGTGATCACGGTGTTCGTCGCCGGGTTGATGGTCGGCCGCACGCCGGAGTACCTCGGCAAGAAGATCACACCGCGCGAGATCAAGCTGGCCGCGTCGTATTTCCTGATCAGCCCGCTGATCGTGCTGGTCGGCACCGCCGCGGCCATGGCGATGCCAGGCCGGCGCGCGAGCATGCTGAATTCGGGGCCGCACGGTCTGTCGGAGGTGCTGTACGCCTTCACCTCGGCCGCCAACAACAACGGCTCCGCCTTCGCGGGACTGACCGGCAACACCGAGTGGTACAACACCGCGCTGGGCCTGGCCATGCTGTTCGGCCGTTTCCTGCCGATTATCTTCGTGCTCGCCCTGGCCGGTTCGCTGGCTCGGCAGGGCACCACTCCCGCGTCGATCGGCACGCTGCCGACACACCGGCCGCAGTTCGTCGGCATGGTCGTCGGCGTGACGGTGATCCTGGTCGCGCTCACCTTCCTGCCCGCGCTGGCGCTCGGGCCGCTCGCCGAAGGAATCCACTGA
- the kdpB gene encoding potassium-transporting ATPase subunit KdpB, which yields MLLTSLPDAVRKLDPRTLWRNPVMLIVELGAVWSTVLALVDPSFFAWATVVWLWLTVLFANLAEAVAEGRGKAQADTLRKAKTDTVARRLVEWSPGARPVEERVAATDLRRGDHVVVEAGQVIPGDGDVVEGIASVDESAITGESAPVIRESGGDRSAVTGGTTVLSDRIVVRITQEPGRSFIDRMIALVEGASRQKTPNETALNILLAALTIIFVFAVVTLQPMAIFSKANNPGVPDTSALDAHGVTGIVLVSLLVCLIPTTIGALLSAIGIAGMDRLVQRNVLAMSGRAVEAAGDVNTLLLDKTGTITLGNRQAADFVPVPGVSTAELADAAQLSSLADETPEGRSIVVYAKQAYGLRERTPGELSHARWVEFTAQTRMSGVDVEDRMLRKGAASAVTEWVRSRGGSVPAELGATVDGISAAGGTPLVVGQVDGDGARVLGVIHLKDVVKQGMRERFDEMRSMGIRTVMITGDNPLTAQAIADEAGVDDFLAEATPEDKLALIKREQEGGRLVAMTGDGTNDAPALAQADVGVAMNTGTSAAKEAGNMVDLDSDPTKLIEIVEIGKQLLITRGALTTFSIANDIAKYFAIIPALFVPLFPGLDLLNVMRLSSPQSAILSAVIFNAVVIVALIPLALRGVRYRPSNASKLLSRNLTVYGLGGIIAPFLGIKLIDLVVQFLPGMS from the coding sequence ATGCTGCTGACCTCGCTGCCGGACGCGGTGCGCAAGCTCGATCCGCGCACCCTGTGGCGCAACCCCGTGATGCTGATCGTCGAACTCGGCGCGGTGTGGTCGACCGTTCTCGCGCTGGTGGACCCGAGCTTCTTCGCCTGGGCGACCGTGGTGTGGCTGTGGCTCACCGTGCTCTTCGCCAACCTGGCCGAGGCCGTCGCGGAGGGGCGCGGCAAGGCGCAGGCCGACACCCTGCGCAAGGCGAAGACCGACACCGTCGCGCGGCGGCTGGTGGAGTGGTCGCCGGGCGCGCGGCCGGTCGAGGAACGCGTCGCCGCCACGGACCTGCGCCGCGGCGATCACGTCGTGGTCGAGGCCGGGCAGGTGATCCCGGGCGACGGCGACGTCGTGGAAGGCATCGCGTCGGTCGACGAGTCGGCGATCACCGGTGAATCCGCGCCGGTGATCCGCGAATCCGGCGGTGACCGCTCGGCCGTGACCGGCGGCACCACCGTGTTGTCGGACCGGATCGTCGTGCGGATCACCCAGGAACCCGGCCGCAGCTTCATCGACAGGATGATCGCGCTCGTGGAGGGCGCGAGCAGGCAGAAGACCCCGAACGAGACCGCGCTGAACATCCTGCTCGCGGCGCTGACGATCATCTTCGTCTTCGCGGTCGTCACGCTGCAGCCGATGGCGATCTTCAGCAAGGCGAACAACCCGGGCGTGCCGGACACCTCGGCGCTGGACGCGCACGGCGTCACCGGCATCGTGCTGGTCTCGCTGCTGGTGTGCCTGATCCCCACGACCATCGGCGCGTTGCTGTCGGCGATCGGCATCGCGGGCATGGACCGCCTGGTGCAGCGCAATGTGCTCGCCATGTCCGGTCGTGCCGTCGAGGCAGCCGGAGACGTGAACACCCTGCTGCTGGACAAGACCGGCACCATCACGCTCGGCAATCGTCAGGCCGCGGACTTCGTCCCGGTGCCCGGCGTGAGCACGGCGGAACTGGCCGACGCCGCACAGCTTTCCAGCTTGGCCGACGAGACGCCGGAGGGACGTTCCATCGTGGTCTACGCCAAACAGGCCTACGGTCTGCGGGAGCGGACGCCCGGCGAGCTGAGTCACGCGCGGTGGGTGGAGTTCACCGCGCAGACCCGGATGTCGGGCGTCGATGTCGAGGACCGCATGCTGCGTAAGGGCGCGGCGAGTGCGGTCACCGAATGGGTGCGGTCTCGGGGCGGTTCGGTGCCCGCTGAACTCGGCGCGACCGTCGACGGCATCTCCGCCGCGGGCGGCACGCCGCTGGTCGTCGGCCAGGTCGACGGCGACGGCGCCCGGGTGCTCGGCGTGATCCACCTCAAAGACGTGGTGAAGCAGGGCATGCGCGAGCGGTTCGACGAGATGCGCAGCATGGGCATCCGCACGGTGATGATCACTGGCGACAACCCGTTGACCGCTCAGGCGATCGCGGACGAAGCGGGTGTCGACGACTTCCTCGCCGAGGCGACGCCGGAGGACAAGCTGGCGCTGATCAAACGGGAACAGGAGGGCGGGCGGCTGGTCGCGATGACCGGCGACGGCACCAACGACGCGCCCGCGCTCGCGCAGGCCGACGTGGGCGTCGCGATGAACACCGGGACGTCGGCCGCCAAAGAGGCGGGCAACATGGTGGATCTGGACTCCGACCCGACCAAGCTGATCGAGATCGTCGAGATCGGCAAACAGTTGCTCATCACGCGCGGGGCGCTGACGACGTTCTCCATCGCCAACGACATCGCCAAGTACTTCGCGATCATTCCCGCGCTGTTCGTGCCGCTGTTCCCCGGTCTGGACCTGCTCAACGTCATGCGGCTGTCCAGCCCGCAGTCGGCGATCCTGTCCGCGGTGATCTTCAACGCCGTCGTCATCGTGGCGTTGATCCCGCTGGCTTTGCGCGGCGTGCGTTACCGGCCGTCGAACGCGTCGAAGTTGCTCAGCCGCAACCTGACCGTCTACGGGCTCGGCGGCATCATCGCGCCGTTCCTCGGCATCAAACTCATCGACCTCGTGGTCCAGTTCCTTCCCGGGATGTCCTGA
- a CDS encoding potassium-transporting ATPase subunit C: MRLSTWIRQHLAALRALLALTAITGIVYPLAVFAAAQLPGLHEKADGSLVEVNGTTVGSSLIGQSFTAADGAALVQYFQSRPSAAGDGYDPMSTAASNLGPEDIVDTPARASLLTTVCARSKEVGDREGVDGSRPFCTKDGVGAVLSVLGPRDRDGGVAHPVRVVSVNEACPARPFVAAYRGVRVDCAEPGQDYSAGRVVPIRGDAPADPAVPADAVAASGSGLDPNISPEYAAIQVSRVAKARGVSEDQVRALVDEHTSGRTLGFLGEPRVDVLQVNLDLDRRYAYRG; the protein is encoded by the coding sequence ATGCGCCTTTCAACCTGGATCCGGCAGCATCTCGCCGCCCTGCGCGCATTGCTCGCGCTCACGGCGATCACCGGAATCGTGTATCCCCTGGCGGTTTTCGCGGCAGCCCAGCTCCCCGGCCTGCACGAGAAGGCGGACGGGTCGCTGGTCGAGGTGAACGGAACGACCGTAGGTTCCAGCCTGATCGGGCAATCGTTCACCGCCGCCGACGGTGCGGCTCTGGTGCAGTACTTCCAGAGCCGTCCCTCGGCCGCCGGTGACGGCTACGACCCGATGTCCACCGCCGCGAGCAATCTCGGACCGGAGGACATCGTCGACACACCGGCACGCGCGAGCCTGCTCACCACGGTGTGTGCCCGCAGCAAGGAGGTCGGCGACCGTGAGGGGGTCGACGGCAGCCGTCCGTTCTGCACGAAAGACGGTGTGGGCGCGGTGCTCTCGGTACTCGGACCGCGCGACCGCGATGGCGGCGTCGCGCATCCGGTGCGGGTGGTCAGCGTCAACGAGGCGTGCCCGGCGCGGCCGTTCGTCGCCGCCTACCGCGGCGTCCGGGTCGACTGCGCCGAACCGGGACAGGATTACTCCGCCGGGCGTGTCGTCCCGATCCGGGGCGACGCGCCCGCCGATCCGGCGGTGCCGGCCGATGCTGTCGCCGCGAGCGGGAGTGGACTGGACCCGAACATCTCTCCGGAGTACGCGGCCATCCAGGTTTCCCGCGTCGCGAAGGCGCGCGGGGTTTCCGAAGACCAGGTCCGGGCCCTGGTGGACGAGCACACCAGCGGCCGGACGCTGGGATTCCTCGGTGAGCCGCGCGTGGACGTCCTCCAGGTGAATCTGGATCTGGATCGCCGGTACGCCTACCGCGGGTGA